One window of the Sciurus carolinensis chromosome 8, mSciCar1.2, whole genome shotgun sequence genome contains the following:
- the C8H7orf57 gene encoding uncharacterized protein C7orf57 homolog isoform X2 — protein MRNTSKEVQGVSHRYAPCDWYYHLPTKRSEKAVDVPPASQIPGLSNLGEAYNGNTLGARRYWIKETDSEYVKLAKQGGRPDLLKHFAPGTRKGSPVAYALPDWYIHHSKPPTTHQHEVPVVSMPDYMVYEEFNPGQANSSYESKRGPFDFDMKTVWQREAEELEKEKKKVRLPAINSKYPSKVGTPLGPKDTAGSRLSFPPMPGQKNSSPTNFSKLISNGYKDEWLQQQRADSDKKTPKTPRASVSSQSTQDPERPQDTEMPQDPEAPEGSEKAQDEVHPPTGPEVPPPMSTPAELK, from the exons ATGAGGAACACCAGCAAGGAAGTGCAGGGTGTCTCGCACCGCTACGCTCCCTGCG ATTGGTATTACCACCTGCCCACAAAGCGCTCTGAGAAGGCTGTGGATGTCCCACCAGCGTCCCAGATCCCGGGACTGAGTAATCTGGGAGAAGCATACAATGGGAACACACTTGGAGCCAGGAGGTACTGGATAAAAGAAACAGACTCAGAATATGTGAAGCTTGCAAAACAAGGTGGCAGACCTG ATCTGCTGAAGCATTTTGCTCCTGGCACCAGGAAAGGCTCCCCAGTGGCCTATGCCCTACCTGACTGGTATATCCACCACAGCAAGCCACCCACGACCCACCAGCATGA AGTCCCTGTCGTCTCCATGCCAGACTACATGGTATATGAAGAATTCAACCCTGGTCAGGCCAACAGCAGCTATGAATCCAAAAGAGGGCCCTTCGACTTTGACATGAAAACAGTTTGGCAAAGAGAGGCTGAGGAacttgaaaaggagaaaaaaaag GTGAGGCTGCCAGCCATTAACTCAAAATATCCAAGCAAAGTGGGGACCCCGCTTGGTCCTAAAGACACTGCTGGAAGCAGACTGTCTTTCCCTCCCAT gcctGGTCAAAAAAACAGTTCCCcaacaaacttttccaaacttaTTAGCAATGGATATAAAGATGAGTGGTTACAGCAGCAGCGAGCTGATTCCGACAAGAAGACGCCAAAGACACCCAGGGCCTCAGTGTCATCTCAGTCCACCCAGGACCCTGAGAGGCCCCAGGATACAGAGATGCCCCAGGACCCAGAGGCTCCTGAAGGCTCTGAGAAAGCTCAAGATGAGGTGCACCCACCAACTG GCCCAGAAGTACCTCCACCAATGTCGACACCAGCAGAGCTCAAATAA
- the C8H7orf57 gene encoding uncharacterized protein C7orf57 homolog isoform X1, producing the protein MRNTSKEVQGVSHRYAPCDWYYHLPTKRSEKAVDVPPASQIPGLSNLGEAYNGNTLGARRYWIKETDSEYVKLAKQGGRPDLLKHFAPGTRKGSPVAYALPDWYIHHSKPPTTHQHEVPVVSMPDYMVYEEFNPGQANSSYESKRGPFDFDMKTVWQREAEELEKEKKKVRLPAINSKYPSKVGTPLGPKDTAGSRLSFPPMPGQKNSSPTNFSKLISNGYKDEWLQQQRADSDKKTPKTPRASVSSQSTQDPERPQDTEMPQDPEAPEGSEKAQDEVHPPTESSPPSPEVPPPMSTPAELK; encoded by the exons ATGAGGAACACCAGCAAGGAAGTGCAGGGTGTCTCGCACCGCTACGCTCCCTGCG ATTGGTATTACCACCTGCCCACAAAGCGCTCTGAGAAGGCTGTGGATGTCCCACCAGCGTCCCAGATCCCGGGACTGAGTAATCTGGGAGAAGCATACAATGGGAACACACTTGGAGCCAGGAGGTACTGGATAAAAGAAACAGACTCAGAATATGTGAAGCTTGCAAAACAAGGTGGCAGACCTG ATCTGCTGAAGCATTTTGCTCCTGGCACCAGGAAAGGCTCCCCAGTGGCCTATGCCCTACCTGACTGGTATATCCACCACAGCAAGCCACCCACGACCCACCAGCATGA AGTCCCTGTCGTCTCCATGCCAGACTACATGGTATATGAAGAATTCAACCCTGGTCAGGCCAACAGCAGCTATGAATCCAAAAGAGGGCCCTTCGACTTTGACATGAAAACAGTTTGGCAAAGAGAGGCTGAGGAacttgaaaaggagaaaaaaaag GTGAGGCTGCCAGCCATTAACTCAAAATATCCAAGCAAAGTGGGGACCCCGCTTGGTCCTAAAGACACTGCTGGAAGCAGACTGTCTTTCCCTCCCAT gcctGGTCAAAAAAACAGTTCCCcaacaaacttttccaaacttaTTAGCAATGGATATAAAGATGAGTGGTTACAGCAGCAGCGAGCTGATTCCGACAAGAAGACGCCAAAGACACCCAGGGCCTCAGTGTCATCTCAGTCCACCCAGGACCCTGAGAGGCCCCAGGATACAGAGATGCCCCAGGACCCAGAGGCTCCTGAAGGCTCTGAGAAAGCTCAAGATGAGGTGCACCCACCAACTG AGTCTTCTCCTCCAA GCCCAGAAGTACCTCCACCAATGTCGACACCAGCAGAGCTCAAATAA